The following DNA comes from Marinilabiliales bacterium.
CTACCAGGAAGAGGACAGGTGGGTAACGCTGCGCGTTTCGGCTTCAGGTATCAGGCTTATCAATAAGAAGGGGTTGCATACAGTACTTCAGGATGCCAAAAGCAACGGATATATTAACGTTTATTAATCATATTGTATCATGGCTAAAAAGGGTAACAGGGTTCAGATCATACTGGAGTGTACCGAGCACAAAGAGAGCGGAATGCCCGGAACTTCCAGATACATCTCAACCAAAAACAAGAAAAATACACCTGAGAGGATGGAGCTGAAGAAGTATAACCCCATTCTCAAAAAAATGACGGTTCACCGCGAAATCAAATAAAGATAATACACTATGGCAAAGAAAGTTGTTGCTAGTCTGAAAAAGGCTGACTCAAGGAACCTGGTTAAGGTTGTGAAGATGGTCAAATCTGAAAAGTCAGGATCCTATACCTTTAAGGAAGATATTGTAAGTAAGGAATTTACCGACAATTTTTTCAAGAAATAAGCTCCTTACATTATTCTTAGGGATCTGCACAAGCTTTCTTTTTGCAAAAAGAAGGCTTTTTTTATTCTAAAAACAAACATTATGGCTGCCTTCAGGATATTTCAGGGTAGGAAAGATAAAAAGGAGACACCGGCCGGAGCCGCAGGCGGGGAAGATACTCTTGAGCGGGGTCTGGAGAAAACAAGGGAGTCTGTATTCAAAAAGCTTTCCAGGGCGGTTGTCGGAAAGTCGCGTATTGATGATGCCGTACTTGACAATCTTGAAGAGGTGCTTATCTCTTCTGATGTGGGAGTTGATACTACTATCAGGATAATAGATAAAATATCATCCCGCGTGGCAAAAGACAAGTTCCTTGGAACAGACGAGCTGAACAGCATCCTGAAAGAGGAGATTATTTCCCTTCTCGGGGAAAATAACGGCGATACTGAAGATAAATTAACCAACACTGCAGATGACGGGCCTTATGTTATTATGGTCGTTGGTGTTAACGGTGTTGGTAAAACTACTACAATTGGAAAGCTGGCACATCGTTTTAAGAGTGCCGGCAAGAAGGTGGTGCTGGGCGCTGCCGACACTTTCAGGGCCGCTGCCATTGAGCAGCTTGAGATATGGGCAGAACGGACGGGAGTTGATATAGTCAAGCAGAAAACCGGAGCCGACCCGGCATCGGTTGCTTATGACACACTTGCATCAGCCAAAGCCGGTAAAGCCGATGTGGCAATTATAGATACAGCCGGAAGGCTGCACAACAAAGCCAACCTTATGAACGAACTCACCAAGGTAAGGAAGGTGATGCAGAAGGTGATACCCTCTGCGCCACATGAGGTACTGCTCATCCTGGACGGATCTACCGGACAGAATGCATTTGAGCAGGCAAGACAGTTCATTGCTGCGACCGAGGTTAATGCGATTGCCCTTACGAAACTTGACGGCACTGCCAAAGGCGGTGTGGTTATAGGTGTTTCCGACCAGTTCAGGATACCTGTCAAATACATCGGAATGGGAGAGGGGATCGACGATCTTCTAAGGTTTGACAGGGTAAAGTTCGTATCTTCACTTTTCGAATAGAATTTTTTATTTTGGTTTACTGAATGTCTCCTGTAAAAAATTTCAGGCGTGTTAACATGATCACCATGGGCTGCTCCAAGAACCTGGTTGATTCAGAGTTTCTGATGGCACAATTCTCTGCTTCCGGCTGGAAGGTTGATTTTGATGGCAGCGGAGCCGGTTACGATGCTGTGATCATAAATACCTGCGGTTTTATTCATGACGCCAGGCAGGAGTCCGTCGATATGATCCTTCAGTATGCCCGTGCCAGGGAGAAAGGAGAGATCGGAAAACTATTCGTTACAGGATGTTTATCTGAAAGGTATAAAGATGAGCTTGCTGAAGAGATCCCGGAAGCTGATCTGATCCTGGGAGTGGACCCTCTTGAGGGACTTAAGCGTGAACTGAAACTTTCCGATTCCGGATGTTCCCCTGCTGCCCGCCTGCTTTCAACCCCTTCACATTATGCATACCTGAAGATCTCCGAAGGATGTGACAGGAAATGTTCTTTCTGCACTATTCCCTCAATAAGGGGCCGTCATTTATCCCGCAGAATAGAGAGTCTTGTTGATGAAACCAAAATGCTTTCAGAAAAGGGAGTAAAGGAGCTTGTTCTGATTGCGCAGGACCTTACATCCTACGGTACTGACCTTTACGGAGAACCGCGGCTGGGTGACCTGCTTTTGCAGTTGCAGGAGATTAACGGCATTGAATGGATCAGGCTCCACTATGCCTACCCGGCCGGATTCCCTGATGATGTGCTGGAAATAATGGCCTCCGGATCTAAAATATGCCGTTATCTTGATATTCCGCTGCAACATATATCAGACAATGTGCTGAAAAAAATGAGACGTGGAATATCAGGCAGAAAGACACTCGGACTTATTAAAAAGATCAGGAACAAGGTGCCCGGCATCGCACTTCGCACAACACTGCTTACAGGCCATCCCGGCGAAAGCGGGAGGGACTTTGAGGACCTCAAGAATTTTGTACGCAGTGTCCGTTTTGAAAGACTGGGAGTATTTCCCTATTCTCACGAAGAGGGAACGTGGGCATACAATAATCTGGAGGATAGCATACCGTTGGCTGAAAAGGAACGCAGGGCAGAAGAGATAATGGAAATTCAGCAGGAGATATCAACAGAAATCAACTCATCTTATATCGGCAGGCACATAAAAGTATTGATTGATAGCGAAGATGAGAAATATTTTCAAGGCAGGACCGAGCATGATTCACCCGAGGTTGATAACGGGGTGCTGATTGAGAAAACCGGCAGCATCGTTGCGGGAAGCTTTATCCTTGCAGAAGTGACCGGTGCTGATGAGTTTGATCTGTATGCACGGCCACTGCTGTAGCCGGATAATCAATAGGTTTTCAGGGGGACTTCAACAAAAAAGCGCCCCGTTCAGGGACGCTTGCGGCATTTAATGATCCTGTTTTTTCTTTTTCTCGCCGGTTTCCTGTTTCTTTTTGTTTTCAACAGTAATTTTTATGCTCTCTGTTTTTTTGGTATAACCCACAAGCAGAACATCACCTTCTTTAAGCTCAGATTTAATTATTACCTCAGCAAGAGGGTCTTCAAGGTATTTCTGAATGGCCCTTTTCAGCGGTCTGGCTCCAAACTGGATATCATAGCCCTTTTCGGCAACAAAATCCTTTGCAGATGCCGAGATCTTGACATGATACCCGAGGTTTTCCATCCTCTCAAAAAGTCCTTCAAGCTCAATGTCTATGATCTTGTGAATATCTTCCTTGCCCAGATGGTTAAAAGTAATAACATCGTCTACCCTGTTTAGAAATTCGGGGGCAAACGCCTTTTTTAGAGCCTTGTGTATGATGCTTTTCATATGCTCGTTGGAGGACGCCTCCCTTGCGCTTGTTGAAAAGCCGATCCCCTGTCCGAAATCCTTTATCTGGCGGGTGCCGATATTGGATGTCATAATGATGATGGTATTTTTGAAATCCACCTTCCTGCCCAGGCTGTCAGTCAGCTGTCCTTCATCAAGAACCTGGAGCAGAATATTGAAAACATCAGGATGAGCCTTCTCTATCTCGTCGAACAGAACAACTGAATAGGGATGCCTGCGCACCTTTTCAGTAAGTTGCCCGCCCTCCTCATAGCCGATATATCCCGGGGGCGCTCCAACCAGCCTGGATACGGAAAACTTTTCCATATATTCACTCATGTCGATCCTGACCAGGTTGTTGGCACTTTCGAACAGGTACTCGGCAAGAATCTTTGCAAGCTGGGTTTTACCAACGCCGGTGGGACCCAGGAAGAAAAAGGATCCTATCGGTTTGTTGGGGTCTTTCAGCCCGGCCCTGTTCCGCTGTATTGATTTAACAATATTGTTAATTGCCTCATCCTGCCCGACAACCCTACCTTTAAGCTCTTTACCCATATTTAGCAGCCTTACGCCTTCGGCCTGGGCAACCCTCTGCACTGGCACACCTGTCATCATGGCTACCACTTCTGCCACCTTGTCGTCATCAACTAGCTGCCGGTTACGCGACAACTCTTTTTCCCAGTTCTGCTTTTCGCTCTCAAGAAGGTCAAGTAATTCCTTCTCCTTGTCACGTTGCCTTGCGGCAAGCTCAAAATTCTGGTTCTTTACTGCCTTGACTTTTTCCTGACGTGTATTATCTATCAGGTTTTCAAGTTCCAGTATCCTCTCAGGCACCACAATATTGGATATATGGACCCTTGACCCGGACTCGTCAAGTGCATCAATTGCCTTGTCCGGCAGGTGCCTGTCAGATATATACCTGCCTGTCAGGCTCACACATGCCTGAATGGCTTCAGGTGTATAATAAACATTGTGATGGTCCTCGTATCTTTCCTTTATATTATTAAGTATCTCAATTGTCTCATCCGGTGTGGTAGGCTCTACCATTATTTTCTGAAAACGGCGCTCCAGGGCTCCGTCCTTTTCAATGTGCTGCCTGTATTCATCAAGAGTTGTTGCGCCTATACACTGAATATCGCCACGGGCAAGAGCAGGCTTCAGCATGTTTGCCGCATCCAGAGAACCTGTGGCACCACCGGCACCCACTATGGTGTGTATCTCGTCAATGAAAAGGATGATCTGGTTTGTTTTGGCTAGTTCATTGAGTATAGCCTTGATTCTCTCTTCGAACTGTCCGCGGTACTTCGTTCCGGCAACTATCGAGGCGAGATCCAGGGTAACCACCCGTTTACCGAAAAGGACCCTGGAAACCTTTTTCTGGACAATTCTCAGTGCAAGCCCCTCAACAATAGCTGATTTTCCAACGCCGGGATCCCCAATAAGTATTGGGTTGTTCTTCTTGCGTCTGCTTAATATCTGTGCAAGCCTCTCAATCTCATTCTGCCTGCCGACAATCGGATCAAGACGGTTCTCTTCAGCGGCCTTGGTCAGGTCTATGCCAAAGTTGTCCAGCACAGGAGTTTCCGATCCTGATTTGCTGCCGGGACTTTGCGGCTGTTTTCCGCTACCGAACGGCCCCTTTGCCTCGTCATCTTCATCTCCCGGAAATTCCGCCCTTGCTTCACGCTGCTTCTGGTCAAATTCATCCTTGAATACGAAATAATCTATATTTTCAGCTTCAAGCAACTGAGTAATAAGGTTTGTCTCATCCTTAAGTATAGCGAGTATAAGATGGCCTGTGTCGATGGTATCACTCTTCAACGACCGGGCTTCAAGGTAAACAAGCTTGAGCACCCTCTCTGCTGTCTTCAGCAGGGGAACATTCTCCATTTCGGCAGGGGTCAGCTCTGTGGCTGACCTCAGGTGATCCTCCACGGTTTTCCTGATGGCAGCAAGATTCAGCCCCATGGACACAAGTATGTCAATGGCCAGCCCCTCTCCGTCACGCAAGATACCAAGGAAAATATGCTCCGAACTTATGTTTCTGTTGCCCAGCCTTATAGCTTCCTCCCTGCTATATGACAATACATCTTTTACCCTCTGTGAGAATTTTGCATCCATATAAATCGTAGTCGTAATTTTAAAAAACCAACATCGCAAAGTTAATAATTAAAAAATAAAGAAAAGGATGTTGATAATTATGAGTTTTTTCAGAACAATTTTACACATTTTATGGCTAAATTAGCGCCCGGATTATCAGAAAATATGAACAAAATCAGGCTTAACCATCACTGTGTTAAACAGTGTTCCTGAAATAATGTTTATAATAGCGGCAATAAACAGGAATAATATTATTAAAGTGCTATGTCAGAAGGAGAAAGACTGCTAAAGGTCAATATTGAAGAGGAGATGAAATCCGCCTACATTGATTATTCAATGTCGGTAATAGTTTCAAGGGCTCTGCCCGATGTGCGGGACGGACTTAAGCCGGTGCACAGACGTGTTCTTTTCGGAATGTCTGAGCTCGGGATAATGTCCAACAGGGGACATAAGAAATCAGCCAGGATAGTGGGAGAGGTGCTGGGTAAGTATCACCCCCACGGTGATTCTTCAGTATATGAAGCGATGGTCAGGATGGCTCAGACCTGGTCGTTGAGGTACCCGCTGGTAGACGGACAGGGTAACTTTGGATCGGTAGATGGCGACAGTCCTGCTGCAATGAGGTATACAGAAGCAAGGCTCAGGAAAATAGCCGAAGAGACATTGTCCGACCTTGAAAAGAATACAGTTGACTTCAGACTCAATTTTGATGATACACTTGAGGAGCCTACCGTGCTCCCGACCAGGATACCAACACTTCTGGTAAACGGTGCATCAGGTATAGCAGTCGGAATGGCTACAAACATGCCTCCCCATAACCTGATTGAAGCGGTTGACGCAATTTCTGAATACATTGACAACCCTGAAATAGAGATTTCCGCCCTGATGCATCATATCAAGGGGCCTGATTTTCCGACAGGAGCTATAATATATGGTGTGCAGGGTATCAGGGATGCATATGAGACAGGCAAGGGAAGGATAGTTGTCAGGGCAAGGGCAGAAATTGAAACAACCGAGACTGGAAGGGGTAAGATCATAATAACCGAGATACCCTATATGGTCAATAAGGCCGAACTTATCAGAAAAACTGCCGAGCTGATAAATGATAAAAAGCTCGAAGGCATATCATATATTAATGATGAGTCCGACCGTAAAGGTATGAGGATTGTCATAATTCTTAAAAAAGAAGCAGTTGCAAATGTTGTATTAAACAATTTGTTTAAGTATACACAGCTGCAGACAAGTTTCAATGTTAATAATATAGCACTTGTAAACGGTCGCCCTAGAATACTCAATCTTAAACAGGTGATCTCATATTTTGTCAAACACCGGCATGAAGTTGTGGTTCGCCGTACCCAATATGACCTGGAGCAGAGTGAGAAAAAGGCGCATATTCTTGAAGGTGTGCTTATTGCTCTTGATAA
Coding sequences within:
- a CDS encoding 50S ribosomal protein L28, which gives rise to MSRVCQVTGKRHMVGNNVSHSKRRTKRKFHPNLFTKKFYYQEEDRWVTLRVSASGIRLINKKGLHTVLQDAKSNGYINVY
- the rpmG gene encoding 50S ribosomal protein L33, which codes for MAKKGNRVQIILECTEHKESGMPGTSRYISTKNKKNTPERMELKKYNPILKKMTVHREIK
- a CDS encoding DUF4295 domain-containing protein encodes the protein MAKKVVASLKKADSRNLVKVVKMVKSEKSGSYTFKEDIVSKEFTDNFFKK
- the ftsY gene encoding signal recognition particle-docking protein FtsY; the protein is MAAFRIFQGRKDKKETPAGAAGGEDTLERGLEKTRESVFKKLSRAVVGKSRIDDAVLDNLEEVLISSDVGVDTTIRIIDKISSRVAKDKFLGTDELNSILKEEIISLLGENNGDTEDKLTNTADDGPYVIMVVGVNGVGKTTTIGKLAHRFKSAGKKVVLGAADTFRAAAIEQLEIWAERTGVDIVKQKTGADPASVAYDTLASAKAGKADVAIIDTAGRLHNKANLMNELTKVRKVMQKVIPSAPHEVLLILDGSTGQNAFEQARQFIAATEVNAIALTKLDGTAKGGVVIGVSDQFRIPVKYIGMGEGIDDLLRFDRVKFVSSLFE
- the rimO gene encoding 30S ribosomal protein S12 methylthiotransferase RimO, coding for MSPVKNFRRVNMITMGCSKNLVDSEFLMAQFSASGWKVDFDGSGAGYDAVIINTCGFIHDARQESVDMILQYARAREKGEIGKLFVTGCLSERYKDELAEEIPEADLILGVDPLEGLKRELKLSDSGCSPAARLLSTPSHYAYLKISEGCDRKCSFCTIPSIRGRHLSRRIESLVDETKMLSEKGVKELVLIAQDLTSYGTDLYGEPRLGDLLLQLQEINGIEWIRLHYAYPAGFPDDVLEIMASGSKICRYLDIPLQHISDNVLKKMRRGISGRKTLGLIKKIRNKVPGIALRTTLLTGHPGESGRDFEDLKNFVRSVRFERLGVFPYSHEEGTWAYNNLEDSIPLAEKERRAEEIMEIQQEISTEINSSYIGRHIKVLIDSEDEKYFQGRTEHDSPEVDNGVLIEKTGSIVAGSFILAEVTGADEFDLYARPLL
- a CDS encoding ATP-dependent Clp protease ATP-binding subunit, with protein sequence MDAKFSQRVKDVLSYSREEAIRLGNRNISSEHIFLGILRDGEGLAIDILVSMGLNLAAIRKTVEDHLRSATELTPAEMENVPLLKTAERVLKLVYLEARSLKSDTIDTGHLILAILKDETNLITQLLEAENIDYFVFKDEFDQKQREARAEFPGDEDDEAKGPFGSGKQPQSPGSKSGSETPVLDNFGIDLTKAAEENRLDPIVGRQNEIERLAQILSRRKKNNPILIGDPGVGKSAIVEGLALRIVQKKVSRVLFGKRVVTLDLASIVAGTKYRGQFEERIKAILNELAKTNQIILFIDEIHTIVGAGGATGSLDAANMLKPALARGDIQCIGATTLDEYRQHIEKDGALERRFQKIMVEPTTPDETIEILNNIKERYEDHHNVYYTPEAIQACVSLTGRYISDRHLPDKAIDALDESGSRVHISNIVVPERILELENLIDNTRQEKVKAVKNQNFELAARQRDKEKELLDLLESEKQNWEKELSRNRQLVDDDKVAEVVAMMTGVPVQRVAQAEGVRLLNMGKELKGRVVGQDEAINNIVKSIQRNRAGLKDPNKPIGSFFFLGPTGVGKTQLAKILAEYLFESANNLVRIDMSEYMEKFSVSRLVGAPPGYIGYEEGGQLTEKVRRHPYSVVLFDEIEKAHPDVFNILLQVLDEGQLTDSLGRKVDFKNTIIIMTSNIGTRQIKDFGQGIGFSTSAREASSNEHMKSIIHKALKKAFAPEFLNRVDDVITFNHLGKEDIHKIIDIELEGLFERMENLGYHVKISASAKDFVAEKGYDIQFGARPLKRAIQKYLEDPLAEVIIKSELKEGDVLLVGYTKKTESIKITVENKKKQETGEKKKKQDH